The genomic segment ATACCAGAACAAACTGGTTTCAGCGCGGCTACGGGCTGAACAGAACCAGTCCATGGTATCGGCGCCCGGCGCACCATCAAGCCGCAGGCCCTGCAACCTGAGTAATTCCTGTGCCTGCGGCTCAAATTCAGCATTACGGCTAACAATGTAAGCGATATTGCCTTCCATGTGTGTTTCACGCGACTTGGTAGCGGGCTTAGTGCAGTCAATATCCCCATATTGAAAACTGAGGCGCGCAGCATTAGTCTGACCCTGCAGCCCAGTAAGTTCATCCAGATCCAGCCCCATCATGCGCAGCTTCACGGTCGGTATCTGCACATCTACCACTATCTGTTTGATATCAAGATCAACCGGCAGGGGGATTTTAATAGCCGGTATATCAAGAATCAGATGTCGACTGACATCCTCCAGCTTTTTCTTCGGGATAAAAGGTGCATCCAGCAACAGTGCAAGCTGCTGCGCATCCAGCTCATTGTACTGCAAGCAACCAATCTGCCCGGACTCGGTATCCACATACCAGAACCTGTCGACGCGAAAAATATGACTGGCCGGCGGCAACACCTGCGCCTGCAACACACTGCCTTCCTGTTCTTCCTGCCAGTTAAATTGCAGTGTTCGCTCAGCAGCCATCTGCAACGCATCAGCATCAAAGTCCCTCCAGTAACAGCGTCCAGTCTGCAGCATTTTCTGCAGCGCCAGCTCAGCCAGCTCACCCTCCAGCAACCTGCTGGATGACTGGTTCACGTAAGAAACCTGTCTACCCACCAGCGAGCCGATCAGCTTGTCGGCAGGCAATACGAAATCATCGAAATAATGGCCCACAGCGATGCGATCAAAAGAATGCTTAACCGGTTTGCCGTAGCCACCCTTTTTCAACACACGCGACTTAAAAACAGATGCCCTGATCTTGAAACGTGAGTCAGCCTCACTGGCCGGTTCAGGGTTGATTAGATATTTCAGTTGTATAGTGTCCTGTGCAGATTTCCTGCCGCCTTCTGCCTGCTCAATTAATACCGTCGTCTCAGACAACAGGGCCAGCCATTCTTCAACAGGCTGATCAACCCCACCAGAACTTGCAGTAATAGCATAGCGATCAATCAAATCACACAACACCGCCACCACATGCTTGCAGTTGAAACTTACCGGGCAACTGCATTCACCACTGACCTCTATCAGGCCATCATATTCATAGACTTCAATTTCCTGATGATAGACCAGACTCCGTCTGCCGGAGACAGAAGACTGCACAGCTAGCTCCTCGCCCTCTTCTGTTGCCTTCACTCGCCTGACATGGCCGGCCTTCCAGTAATCAGTCCCTCGCTGAAAAGAACCCTGATCAAACCAGGGACGGATTCTTTCCAGGCTGAGTTTGGACAGGAGTTGGGGGGAGGTCATAAGAAGAAGATTAAGGATTAAGGATTAAGGACGAAAGACCGCTGCAGCCCCGCTCACTCGTCATTCTGGCAAATACCGGAATCCAGTGGTATTAGCATTAATGAAAACCAAAAACTTACTAGATACCCGCATTCGCGAGTATGACGGTATGTTCTTGATGTCTATAAGTCTCATAATGACGTTTTATCTTTCATCCCTGATCCTTTATCTTTCAACCTTAATCTGCCTTCAACCCCTTAAATATCTGATCCCGAATCGCATCAACGCCACCAACGCCATCAACCTTGACATAATTCAAACCATTTTCGACTTCGCGGGTATAGAATTCAATCAACGGCTCTGTCTGCTCGTGGTAGATGTTGAGGCGGGCCTTAACGGTTTCTTCCTGATCATCACTGCGCTGAACCAGGTCTTCGCCTGTTTCATCATCTTTACCCGGCACTTTCGGCGGATTGAAGGTGACATGATAGGTACGGCCAGAGGCCAAGTGAACACGGCGGCCGGACATGCGTTTGATGATCTCTTCATCCGGCACATCGATTTCCACCACCGCATCAACTTGCACACCGGCTTCTTTCAGTGCTTCGGCTTGCGGAATGGTGCGTGGAAAACCGTCGAACAGGTAGCCGTTTTTACAATCATCGTCGGTAATTCTTTCTTTTACCATACTCATGATGATGTCATCGGAGACCAGTCCGCCTTCGTCCATGATCTTCTTAGCCGCCAGGCCCAGCTCTGTACCGGCCTTTACATGGGCGCGTAACATGTCCCCCGTTGAGATCTGTGGAATATTGTATTTGTCCTTAATGAAACCTGCCTGAGTACCTTTGCCGGCACCGGGTCCACCTAGCAGAATAACGCGCATAGCCCTTACCTCGAGAAAAAAGTGAGGCCATAGTCTGACACAGATTGAAGCTAAATAGTCAGCGCGAGATTAAAAATATTTCCTGTAGGCGGGATAAAATTCATTATAGGCACCCTTAGTCTTTAGTCTTTTATCGCACGACCTACTAGCACCTTTGCCTGTTCCACCCAGGTCTCCCGGCGAATTCTTCGCGGATAGGAACCAATTACCTTGGAAATATGCCGGACCTCATCCTCATTAAAATCAGAAATCTGACGATAACTTCTGATACCCGCCTTTTTAAGCTTGCGTTCGAGATGAGGGCCAATACCTTTGATTTTTTTCAGGTCATCATCCGGATACCGGCTCACCTCCTCCAGCGCCTCATTTTCTTCATCAAGCGCCTCTACTTTCTTCCTCTGCCGTTCAGTCGTTTCCGCCACACTGGTCAGAAAATCAGCAATTTTCTTCTTATCAGCCTCTTCTGTTATCCGCTGCGTTTCAGAAAGAGGCACCACTTTCGAAGACCGGGTTGTTTCGACTTGCTTCGGTGCAGCAAGCTCAGCAGCTATTTCTTCAACAACAGGCTTTTTATCGGCAGTAACGACCACTTTAGCCTTACGCCCCTTCTTTCGAACCTTCGGCCGCACGTCTTTAATCTTTAATCCTTCATCTTTTATCTTCGATCCTTCATCTTTCGCCTTTAACTTTACCCCTTTAACTTTAAACTTTTTATCTTTTATCTTTGATCTTCCATCTAAACTCATCGCGCCGGGGACGACGCTCCTACTCCTTTTGTTTTTCCCCTTTCCCCTTCCCCCTTCAACCTTACGCCCCTCTTTTCGAACCTTCGGCCGCATATCTTTAATCTTTAATCCTTCATCTTTTATCTTCGATCCTTCCCCTTTCCCTTTTCCTCTTTCCCCTACGTTTTTCCCATACCCCGCGCTCATCAACACCTTGAGTTCACGCTCCAGCCGGGTGACCTTGTTCTTCAGCTCATTATTCTCCATCACAGCAAGAGTCTGCCCATCCCGCGCCGACTTGCTGGCGAAGTCCTGAGCTTTGTTGTCCCCACTGGGACGCAAAAGTATCCACATCACCCAGGCAGTCAGAACAACAACTCCGAGCATGATTGAAATAAAAGAAACCAGTTCCTGCATGAATGGGCCCATCTCTATTTGTTTATTGAAAGTGGAACAGGTTCATTAAGTACACTACCGTCATCACACAAGTCCTTAACCCCGCACATCCAGTACCAGGTAGACCCAAGTATCCAGACTGCAAGCAGGATCAGTGGGATCTTTATTGAAATTCTTTTTTTTTCTTTATTGGCTTGTTCGAAATGCATGGAATACCCGTATTACGTTTTACGAATTACGTGTTAAGGAACCTCTGATTAAGTACATTCTCAACCGATCGGCAATGATTTTCAAGAGTATCATTAGCGATTCATTTATTGATGAATAAAATTACATCGTTTATCGCGCCGAGCGGCACTCCTACGAAAAGATTGTTTTACGTTTTACGATTTAGGTTTTACGTAAAACCTAAATCGTAAAACGTAAAACAATCCCCTAACCTTCCCCCTTTCCCCTTTTTCCTTAAACCTTTGTTACAATCACGCAATGACAAAAAGATCCCTGCTCTCCGACAAAAACATCCCCGTTGAAGACCGTCTGATATTCGCACTGGACTATCCATCCACTGAAGAGGCACGCACCATCGTTAAAACACTGGGCGACAGTGTCACATTCTACAAGGTAGGACTGGAACTCTTTATGACCGGCGGCGGTTTTGATTTGGTTAAATGGCTTACCGACCGGGGCAAGAAGGTATTCGTCGACCTGAAATTCTTTGATGTACCGCAGACGGTACAATCTGCCGTCAGGGCATTGAGCAAACACGGTGCCGCCTTTGCCACCATCCACGGCAATGACAGTATCATGGCTGCTGCTGCGAAGGACAAAGGGGAGATGAAGGTGCTGGCAGTCACAATGCTGACCAGTCTTGATGAAGGGGATGTGCGAGACCTCGGCTTTCAGGTCGATGTAAAAGACATCGTTTTATCCCGCGCCAAACGTGCACTGCAACTTGGCTGCGATGGCGTTATCTCATCCGGCCTGGAAGTGGCCGAACTGCGTGAACACCTGGGTGACAAATTCATCGTCGTCACCCCCGGCATCCGACCGGTGAAAAATACCGATGACCAGAAACGCAC from the bacterium BMS3Abin11 genome contains:
- a CDS encoding NADH dehydrogenase subunit E, which gives rise to MQELVSFISIMLGVVVLTAWVMWILLRPSGDNKAQDFASKSARDGQTLAVMENNELKNKVTRLERELKVLMSAGYGKNVGERGKGKGEGSKIKDEGLKIKDMRPKVRKEGRKVEGGRGKGKNKRSRSVVPGAMSLDGRSKIKDKKFKVKGVKLKAKDEGSKIKDEGLKIKDVRPKVRKKGRKAKVVVTADKKPVVEEIAAELAAPKQVETTRSSKVVPLSETQRITEEADKKKIADFLTSVAETTERQRKKVEALDEENEALEEVSRYPDDDLKKIKGIGPHLERKLKKAGIRSYRQISDFNEDEVRHISKVIGSYPRRIRRETWVEQAKVLVGRAIKD
- the adk_1 gene encoding adenylate kinase encodes the protein MRVILLGGPGAGKGTQAGFIKDKYNIPQISTGDMLRAHVKAGTELGLAAKKIMDEGGLVSDDIIMSMVKERITDDDCKNGYLFDGFPRTIPQAEALKEAGVQVDAVVEIDVPDEEIIKRMSGRRVHLASGRTYHVTFNPPKVPGKDDETGEDLVQRSDDQEETVKARLNIYHEQTEPLIEFYTREVENGLNYVKVDGVGGVDAIRDQIFKGLKAD
- the pyrF gene encoding orotidine 5'-phosphate decarboxylase — its product is MTKRSLLSDKNIPVEDRLIFALDYPSTEEARTIVKTLGDSVTFYKVGLELFMTGGGFDLVKWLTDRGKKVFVDLKFFDVPQTVQSAVRALSKHGAAFATIHGNDSIMAAAAKDKGEMKVLAVTMLTSLDEGDVRDLGFQVDVKDIVLSRAKRALQLGCDGVISSGLEVAELREHLGDKFIVVTPGIRPVKNTDDQKRTVDVEEAFHNGADYIVVGRPIKEHANPKQAAEDIQERIKKVLRNT